From the Hordeum vulgare subsp. vulgare chromosome 1H, MorexV3_pseudomolecules_assembly, whole genome shotgun sequence genome, the window GTTTGAGGGCCGAAATCCAGGGGAGCGGTTGAAAACCCGCTCGTCGTTGGAACGAAAAAAAACCCAACATAACGCTAAAAAGGTATTCGTCGAATGTGTTGGGGCCAAATGGGTGAAAATGCTCTAGGAGTGGGTGACCCAGCTCATGACGTCTTCTGTCTTGGTACGTCAATATCCGATGGGACTGACTCTTCAACGCTCTTTTGGCTAGATAGGTGGACTGGAGACCACTCTCTCGCAACTAGTTTTGTGGAGATCTTCTCCATTTGTGTGCTTCCCCATATTTCGGTGAGGTTACCCTATTTGATTTGGAAACTTCGTGTTTTGCTGTGTTTCTGGCCAACTGAATATTGATGTATGGGAGTGTCTTTGGAGTGCGTGGCTCTGCACACTCCGAGCATGGAGCCGTATCGCGTAGCTTGGCACCTGCAGTCCTGCCACCGCTTCTCCACAAGATCACCGTACCGGGTCGTGGCTGCCTCGCGGGGCCGGCGCATCTTTTCCAACTTTGGCATGCCAAACTCCCCCTGCATATTCACATTTTCCTATGACAGTTGATTCGCAGAAGGTTGCCTTTAGAGGTGGAGCTGCTCAAGCGAAATTGTCTAGGCAGTGACATTTGTCCTCTGCGTCAGCTCGATTCCTTTGGAACAGATTTACGGAGGTTGTTGATGGCGGGTGGCGCCACTCCAACTTTCCCGATTTTCCTGAATTGCAATTTAGTCCAATTTCATTGCGCGATCCCAAACGAACGTCCGGTTTGATCGGATTTTGTCTGTTTGGGACGATAATAGATTCGTCCATGTCCGTTGGATCGTGCGAGCGTCCACCGCGCGGCCACATCCCAAATCATATCCGTGTTGAACGTGATTAAAAAAACTTAACTCAAAAGTGAATAAATGCAGTTAAAAAACTAAAAACATACTAACATTAACATAAAAAAACGGCCCAGTTTTCACGGCCACAAAACGGTCCAGtttgacataattaacataaaaaaaAGAAGCCTGTCGATGCCGTGGCCGTCGTCGTCTTCACTGGCcgtcggtgtcgtcgtcgtcgccgtcgctgacgAGGTCGACGTAGGCCGGCGGTGTCCAGAGGTGGGCCGGCAATCCCTGGTGCGCGGGGGCGGGCTGGAAGCTGGCAGGTGCCTGCAGCACCTCCTCCCGTGGCGAGGCGTCCCGCTCCAATGACCGCGGCGGCGTGGGGCACCAGTTCACGGCCCCCACTGCCTGCGCCATCTCCGGCACGGTGCACGACCAGCTCCATGACGCGCCAACCAGATCCAGAGGGAACgcgaccaccacctcctcctccatctgCTCGGGGATGGCGGCGTCGCCGGCCGCAGAGAGGGCCATCGTGCGGTCTAGGCCTGGCCATTGGCGCTCATCATGCGTCAtcatggagtcctccatgacgCGCTGCATGAGCcgggtctcctcctcctccgtcatgcgaggaggtggaggtggtgacggagacgGGGAAGGCGACAACGTGGGCATGAGGCCGCGCACCCGTGTAGCCCGGGCACCTCCCGTGCACGTCGCGGCCCCGATACCGTGTCGGCGAAGTAGGACGCGCGCCGCACGTCGTGCTCGTCCCTGAGCCACGTGTCCCAGAGGGTGGAGTCGGCGGCGTACCTGTCGTCGTAGTACAGGTcgtcggggaggaggcggcggcggcgctcgatcTCGTCGCGGCGCCCACGGCCGCTCGTCGGCACTGGCGGGATAGGGACCCGGTCAGCGGAGAGGTGCCACGCGTTGGGAAGGTGGACGTCGCTCCACGGGACCGGCGTCCTCGTCTCCCAGTAGCGCCTGCATACCTCAGCGCTGAGGTACTGCCGATCGCGCTGGCCTGCGGGCCTAGGGCGATAGTGAAGGGAGCCTCGGCGCGGTGGcgatgccgcctcctcctccacggaGCCGCGACGGCGTCCTGACGAGGAGCCAGCCTCGCGGTGGTGCTTCCCCGCGAGGCCGTAGTTCCACAGGCCCATGGCTGCGAGGTGGGCGGCCAGCGAGTTCGAGGAGGCTGCTAGGGTTTGGCtgtcgggtttcgaggaggccgcggGGTGACGATGGGAACTGTGGACGACGACCGGTCCACGGCTTCCCCatttaagaaggaccgcgaccGTTCCCTGGCGGATGACAGGCGGGCCCGGACGGTCGTGCGCATTGATGGGGACGGGTGGGAGGTAGGTGGCCGCCTGCCATGCGTCCCCGACACGGACGATCGCGCGTCCGTTTGATGTCCGCCGCGACCCGAACCCCACGCAAGTTTGCGCTCGAAATGGGTCGTGCCGGACACAAAACAGATAAGATGGGTCCGGCCTGTCTCGTGTTGGGCCGAAATGTTTGTCCCTTTTATCCAAACAAACGGGGCCGGACAGGATGGGGTCGCACGGTGGGATTGGCCTTAGGTCGGCTAATGATCTGTGTGTTATTTGAGTCGGCTTTGGGGTGCTTGTGTGGACCCTATGGACGATCCGCTACAAGCTATCGATTGAACGTGCTCCTCTCGGTGTGGACACATATACAATAGTATTTTTTATTCAATATATTAACATCCACACATATGACACGAATCAATATGGTCTTAATGTCTTCATGTCATCCATTTTGCCACGTAAAAACAGATGACAGCAATGAAAATCTTTTTAGTTTTTGGCTTAAAAATGTTTTATCCCCCAATTAAATAGTCCAATTCAAAATCCGCTTTCATCATTAAATTCGTTCCAATGAGATCttgaaaactagatcccatattaaTATGTTTCGATGAACTTTTATTTTACCAAAAATTGTCATGATGTTTATACTGTACTTGTTTATACTAAAGTTGCCATGACATGTTctgtctatttttttcttttaatttaAAACTGTCTTTATATTTTCAACTACTTTTTACGGTAATTTTCATTAATTGACCATGATAATTTTTTCACCATGGTAATTTTAATTTATGATTCATGGTAAGTGTAGTTTCTTAATTCTCCGTTTTATAATAGGTCAAAATTTACTGTTAAAGGTAGAAGAAAAAGTAGTTAAAACATATCATGTCAACTTCAGTGTAAACATCATGATAATTCatatgcaatagacatgtcaactTTTAACGCAAAAAGTCATCGAAACATATTGATATGatatctagtttcgaagatcttgtCGCGATGATTTAATGATAGAAACGGTCTTCAATCTGATTGTTcatttaaaaaataaaacattttaaaaattggAAATTCAAAAAGATtctcacatgcatgcatgcggtgACGTGACTGCAATATGTGTGTTATAGGCGTATGGACGAATGTTGTTTCCATCATACGTGTGGATATTATCGTGACCTAAAAAATTGACCGAGCAGAAACGCATAAATTGATACTCCATGCGTTTATTCATAATAATAGCTTTTTCTCAAAGGAAAtaacacgacgacgacaacagttgTCGTTGGACGTAGACCGCGTGCATGTACAACCACGACCCTTCTGCTCATGCATCGGAGCTTTTATTTTTGGTGGAACGAGCATCTCATGATCTGCGCTTGACCGATCGATTAGTACTTCTTGCAGGGTGGGCAAGGTGTGCCGTCGTCGCCACGTCCATCGGCGCACCGGAACGTTTTCTTGGGGCTCGTCTCCACGACGCGGCAGTTCACGCAGCCGTCGCGGCACTTGGGACCGGCGTCGTCGCAGACCACGGCCCCCGAGAAGAACCTGCAGTTGTCGCAGCACTTAGGGAAGTCGTCTGCACGCATACATGCAAGAAAATATGTCAATCGCCTTGCAACTGGATTCGCATCAGTCAACTACTATTCCCTTCGttactaaatataaatctttataAAGGTTTCAATAATGAAatacatataaatatatatatagacatagtTTACAatatacattcaatcattttgctttaTATGTAGATccataaggctggttgtaatgggtagtatcatatagtagtatcatagaatagtttatttattgtcatgcaagacacatattagcacatcatttaatatgatacggtatcatgatatgatactcaacccttcttttcttcatttaattttatgtcacctcatcaaaattatctcgttggcatgcatgatactccctccattcctaaatataagtctttctaagagtttcactaatggactacatacagatgtatatagatatattttagggtatagattcactcattttgctccgtatgtagacacctagtaaaatatcttaaaagacttttaCGGAGGAAGTACTACTTATGATACTATCATTACGGACAGCCTAATAAAATTGTTTAAAAGACTACTATTTAGAGACATAGGGAGTAAATGTTAAGCTATAAGATCTCAGCGAATTCACAAAAGTGCAACCAGCAAGGTACCGTTGGCGTGTGAGAGGATTCCCATGACCAGGACGGCCTGGAGAACCAGTATCGCCACGAGCGTGCTACTCTTCATCGTTGCTCCTAAACTTCTCGGGCAAAGCTCTAGTCTTGTCCTGTCTACGAGTAGAAATAATGATTTATGCTGTAGTTGTGTCTGGCCAGAGCTACAAGCAACTTTATATATAGGCGCCCGTTCTTGAAATATGCCAATTTGCTGCGTAAGCTATAAATAGTTATCGTGGTCGGTACTCCTGGCTTAGGGATAAACTTGTTTGACTCCTGGCTAGCTTGGACTTGTTACAATTTTTCTTTAAAGGCGGCTTGGACGTGTTAGGCATGCATCCCCATCTTCCATGTCCAGCGCATCGGCGCGCCTAGTTTCTCATGATTATTCGGTTATGTGTGAAAAGAACAATTTATATCCGCGCCCGATCGGTGGATCAATGTTGCATGTGCACACCATCTCAATGTGACTGAAGCATCTACAGCTGAAACTTGCAAAAATAATTCCACAAACGTATGCGGATGCATTCTTAAATATTCATGAATGCAAGCGCGTTCGCGGGGAGTGACCGGCCACGTCTCAAATAAATACTACTACATCGGACATCTCATACTAGATTTCTATATCCATATGAAAGCATGAAATATAAAAACGTACATACTACGTATAAACTATCTATTTCTCAAATAAATACTACTACATCGGACATCTCATACTAGATTTCTATATCCATATGAAAGCATGAAATATAAAAACGTACATACTACGTATAAACTATCTATTTCTCGTTGGAGATTTCGATGATCTTTGTGCCTTCTCATGAATAGATGTGCGGCAGCTGCAGCTCCATTCCTCCGGCGCCTCTGTTGGGGAACCCTTCGGCGTCTTTGGCTGATCTGCTGCGGCTTCCTCTGCCGCTATCTACGCGTTGAGCTCGTCGAAGAGGGAATTGGCCTTCGCCTGCCTGCGTCGGATAAGTCGGCAGTTGACCTCAACCTGAGCCTCATCCTAGATGGAATCCAGGATGGCCTGCTGCTCCGTCATCTCATCGGCTTGGGCGACGGCAAACTCTACCTTCGCCTCCGCCATGTCAAAGAAAGAAGCATGGATCTCTGGGTCGTCCTCCTCCATCGCCTCCGGCAACTCCTCCTTCaattcctcctcctcccccccccccccgtctccAGCGAGTCTGGAGGGATATCCACAACGATGCGAGCGGCGCGCCGAGCCTGGATCTCCGCCTCGATCTGCATCCGACGCTCCGACATGAGCATAACATAGGTGGTGATCCTACGACGTACCATACAAACACCGAAGAGCGGGGAAGAAGAAGCGGATGGGCTCGAATGGTGGCGGAGGGAGCGAGGAGGTGGATGTGCTAGGTCTTGGGGACATCGGCCGTCTTAAATAGCCGGCTATAGCCTCGGGAGGCGAGCCGGAGCGGCGCCATGCAACGTTCATATCACGATGATGGTTGAGGCGCCCGTCGGACCGTTGGGTTTTCGACCGAGTCCGCTTCAGGCCTTGCCGTCAAGCTGACGTGGTGGGCGTGCCCGACGTGGTGGGCGTGCCCGGGCTCCCCCATATCTGCTCCATATTTGAGCTGGATATGAGGGTTGTCGGTCAGCCCGTTCGTTTTAGTTTGAGTTGCCCGGCTGGATCAATTTTTATGACCGGTGAGTGACCGACCAGTCGGCCCGAGCGTTTGAGACGGATATGAGAGGTGCAATTGTAGATGCTTTGACTAGCAGTACTTCCTCTATTTCATAATACAAGACATTCATAGGAGCTATCGGGGACATAATACAAGAAATAGCAATTCAACAAAAagttaaaaaaatctaaaaatatttttggaataaaATTAACCTTTTATTGTACTTGTAAGCAAAATTCTATAAAAGAAAATTACACTTTGTCATTTtttcaaaaaagacaaatttttgaTCAAAATAGTGTGAATAGTGATTATAATAGCAaacaaattttctattttttgtccAGAAGTCATTGTTGACCTTTTCTCATGAAAATTTATATGCTAGTGCAAAACAAAGTAAAGTTTAATCTAAAAATACTTCAGAACTATTTTGActttttaattatttattaaaaAAATCTTGTATAAGGTGCATATACAACCAGAAATCAAAGTGTATTTTCCGCTGTCATATGAAGTATCATGTATGACAAATAGACAAACTAGAAAACATAGCATACAATTAAATAGAAAAGGTTTATTACGATaatatgatactccctccgtcacggtttagaaggtgtGCTTGTAAATTCTGTGGAACCTAGTTGGTTATTGATTGACTGTGAGATGGGCTAAAAAATAAAATTCACACAATGCATGCATATAGAAATAGTATAATGTAGTACTAATTAACTGTTAGGAATAAATAAATGCGTCATAAATCTTGTATATCgtggaaatgcacgtaaatttaaatGTGACTTTTAAACTGTGACAGAGGTAGTACCATATCACTAATATGTGTAATTATATACTATACAAAATAATAAATGAGATTATTTATCATACCAACATATGAAAGTAGTCcctctctgttggaattatgccctagaggcaataataaatatagttattattataattcatgtatcaagataatcgtttattatccatgctataattgtattgaatgaagacttatatacatgtgtggatacatagacaaaacactgtccctagcaagcctctagttggctagcgagttgatgaaagatagtcagtgtcttctgattatgaacaaggtgttgttgcttgataactggatcacgtcattaggagaatcacgtgatggactagacccaaactaatagaaatagcatgttgatcgtgtcattttgttgctactgttttctgcctgtcaagtatttgttcctatgaccatgagatcatagaactcactgacaccggaggaatactttatgtgtatcaaacgtcgcaacgtaacttggtgactataaaaatgctctacaggtatctccgaaggtgttcgttgagttagtatggatcgagactgggatttgtcactccgtgtgacggagaggtatctcagggcccactcggtaatacaacatcacacacaagccttgcaagcaatgtaacttagtgtaagttgcgggatcttgtattacggaacgagtaaagagacttgccggtaaacgagattgaaataggtgtgcggatactgacgatcgaatctcgggcaaataacataccgaaggacaaagggaatgacatacgggattatatgaatccttggcactgaggttcaaacgataagatcttcgtagaatatgtaggatccaatatgggcatgcaggtcccattattggatattgaccgaggagtctctcaggtcatgtctacatagttctcgaacccgcagggtctgcacacttaaggttcgacgttgttttatgcgtatttgagttatatggttggttaccgaatgttgttcggagtcccggatgagattacggacgtcacgagggtttccggaatggttcggaaacgaagattgatacataggatgacctcatttgcttaccggaaggttttcggagttaccgggaatgtaccgggaatgacgaatgggttccgggtgttcgccgggggggcaacccaccccggggatgcccataggccttgggggtggcgcaccagcccttagtgggctggtgggacagcgcaagaaggccctatgcgccataggaagaaaatcaaagagaaaaaaagaggaggtgggaaaaggggaaggactcctccttccaaacctagttggactcggtttggaaggggagggttgccccccgaggctcggccgacccccttgggagtccttggaccccaaggcaaggctccccctcctccccctatatatacggaggttttagggctgatttgagacaactttgccacggcagcccgaccacatatctccacggttttacctctagatcgcgtttctgcggagctcgggcggagccctgccgagataagatcatcaccaacctccggagcgccctcacgctgccggaaaactcttccacctctccgtctctcttgctggatcaagaaggccgagatcatcgtcgagctgtacgtgtgctgaacgcggaggtgccgtccgttcggcactagacgtgggactgatcgcgggacggttcgcggggtggatcgagggacgtgaggacgttccacaacatcaaccgcgttcactaacgcttctgctgtacggtctacaagggtacgtagatcaaacatcccctctcgtagatggacatcaccatgataggtcttcgtgcgcgtaggaaatttttttgtttcccatgcgacatttcccaacagtggcatcatgagataggttcatgcgtagatgtcttctcgagtagaacacaaaagtttttgtgggcggtgatgtgcattttgctgccctccttagtcttttcttgattccgcggtattgttggatcgaagcggctcgaaccgacattactcgtacgcttacgagagactggtttcatcgctacgagtaactccgttgctcaaagatgactggcgggtgtcagtttctccaactttagttgaattagatttgacccaggaggtccttggatgaggttaaatagcaactcatatatctccgttgtggtgtttgcgtaagtaagatgcgatcctactagatacccatggtcaccacgtaaaacatgcaacaacaaaattagaggacgtctaacttgtttttgcagggtatgcttgtgatgtgatatggccaacgatgtgatgtgatatattggatgtatgagatgatcatgttgtaatagataatatcgacttgcacgtcgatggtacggcaaccggcaggagccatagggttgtctttaaactaacgtttgtgcttgcagatgcgtttactattttgctaggatgtagctttagtagtaatagcatgagtagcacgacaaccccgatggagacacgttgatggagatcatggtgtggcgccggtgacaagaagatcgtgtcggtgctttggtgatggagatcaaggagcacgtgatgatggccatatcatctcacttatgaattgcaagtgatgttaatccttttatgcaccttattttgcttagaacgacggtagcattatgaggtgatctctcactaaaatttcaagacgaaattgtgttctccccgactgtgcaccgttgctacagttcatcgtttcgagacaccgcgtgatgatcgggtgtgatagactcaacgttcacatacaacgggtgcaaaacagttgcacacgcggaacactcggtttaagcttgacgaacctagcatgtgcatacatggcctcggaacacatgagaccgaaaggtcgatcatgaatcatatagatgatatgattagcatagggatgcttaccactgaaactatactcaactcacgtgatgatcggacttgagctagtgtaagtggatcatgaaccactcaaatgactagagagatgtacttttgagcGGGAGTTTagctagtaatttgattaagttaaactctaattatcttgaacatagtctaagtccactttgaatatatttgtgttgtagatcatggctcacatgacagtcaccctgaattttaatacgttcctagagaaagctaagttgaaagatgatggaagcaactttgtagactgggctcgtaatcttaagctaatcttacaagctgggaagaaggattatgtccttaatgctgcgctaggagatgaaccacccgctacggctgaccaggatgttaagaacgcttggttagcacgtaaggaggactactcggtagttcaatgtgcagtcttgtatggcttagaaccgggacttcaacgtcgcgttgagcatcatggagcatttgagatgttccaggagttgaagttcatctttcagaagaacgcccggatcgagaggtatgagacctccgataaattctatgcttgcaagatggaggaaaactcgtctgtcagtgaacatgtgctcaaaatgtctgggtactcaaaccgtctagctgagctggggattgaactcccgcaagaggctatcactgacagaatccttcaatcactgccgccaagctataaaggctttgtgttgaactacaacatgcaagggatgaacaagtcacccggcgagttgtttgcgatgctgaaagtcgcagagtctgaactccgtaaagagcatcaagtgttgatggtgaataagaccactagtttcaagagaaacggcaaagtcaagaagggtaattcaaagaagagcggcaagcctgttgccaatccgacgaagaaacccaaagctggacctaagcctgaaacagagtgttactattgcaagggtatgggtcactggaagcgcaattgccccaagtatttggctgataagaaggcggccaaagaaaaatcaggtatatttgatatacatgttattgatgtgtacttaatcggctctcgtagtagtgcctgggtattcgataccggttttgttgctcatatttgcaactcgaagcaggaactgcggaatagacgaaggctggcgaaagatgaagtgacgatgcgcgtaggaaatggttccaaggttgatgcaatcgccgtcggcacagtttcactttagttaccatcaggattagttatgaacttgaatcattgttatttagtgcctgctttgagcatgaacattatatctggatcttgtttattgcgagacggttactcttttaagtcagagaataatggttgttctctttctatgagtaacatcttttatggtcatgcacccaatgtgagaggattgttcatattgaatcttgatagtgatacacacatacataacattgagaccaaaagagttagagttaacaatgatagcgccatatttttgtggcactgccgcttgggtcatattggtgtaaagcgcatgaagaaactccatgccgatggacttttggagtcacttgactttgattcacttgacacgtgcgaaccatgcctcatgggcaagatgactaaaactctgttctccggaacaatggagcgtgcaagtgacttgttggaaatcatacataccgatgtgtgtggtccgatgagcgtagaggcacgcggcggatatcgttaatttctcaccttcactgacgatttgagtagatatggttatatctacttaatgaagcacaagtctgaaacatttgaaaagttcaagcaatttcagagtgaagttgaaaatcatggtaacaagaagatcaagttcctacggtctgatcgtgggggtgaatatctgagtttcgagtttggtgctcacttaagacaatgtggaattgtttcacagttgacaccgcctagaacagcacagcgtaatggtgtgtccgaacgtcgtaatcgtactttattagagatggtgcgatctatgatgtctcttaccga encodes:
- the LOC123413089 gene encoding uncharacterized protein LOC123413089; its protein translation is MKSSTLVAILVLQAVLVMGILSHANDDFPKCCDNCRFFSGAVVCDDAGPKCRDGCVNCRVVETSPKKTFRCADGRGDDGTPCPPCKKY